The Candidatus Nezhaarchaeota archaeon DNA window TTCGTTCAGAAATGGAGTCCCTACTCTGAGTCTACAGAGGATATTGGTCTATATTATGCTGCATCATATCGCATAGTCAAAACACTATGCGACAGATATGGCGGTTTAGACTATTTGAAGAAGTTATTTAGCGTCTTTAAGCAGTTAAGCCCCATCGATTGGTATGATGACGCAAAGGTTATCGAAGCGTTTGGCGTAGCTGCTAGTGATGTAAGCGAGGTGATCAGACTTTTTCGTGAGTGGGGCTTCGAGATCAAAGAGTCCTCATTCATCATTCCAAGCATCTCTCAAATCAAAGAAAGTGTTTCAAGAATGCCGCCATGGCTTGAGCCCTACAAAAACTTAGCTAAGACAATGATTAATGTAGCTGAGCTACTCCAACAACACGACTTACTCTATACAGCAGTAATAGTGGTTAGGGTTTCTCAGCTAATTCATGAGCTAAGTTCCTCCTTCATGCTCGTTAGCATTGCCATCGTTGCAATCGCTGTTGTTGTACTACTGAGGCGAAAGACTTAGTTTATCTTCAACGCTTTTAATTTTATCAACCATACATCTCTCAACGTCCCTCCTATCATCTATGAAGATTAATGTAAGCAACCTCTTAACTCCAATTTTGTGTAGAGCTTCGTGGCATTCTTCAATAGCTCTAAAAATCTTTTCTAAGTTTTCTGCCTCGATTACGGTACCCATCGGTGTGACCATGATGTTTAGCCCTAGTCTCTTCAAAGTTTTCACGACTTCGACAATGAAGTCGCTGAGGCTAGTAGATCCCGTTCCTACCGGGATTATTGATACATGAGCCATTATCATTTCTAACAACTCGTAACTAATATATTATCAGTTAAGAAAAGTTTTGATTATGAAATCTGGAGCCTTTAAGTACGTGAGACTTGAAGAAGCTCTGAAAAGCATTGACCTTCACGTTACATCAACACTACCTACGGAGGATGTCATGGTTTCTGACGCTTACGGTAGATTTTTAGCTGAAGATGTAATCTCAAAAGTCGACTTACCGCCCTACGATATCACACACTTCGATGGATACGCCCTAAGAAGCTGTGACGTTCTTCATGCTTCACCTAAAAACCCGATTAAGCTGAAAATTAAATCCAAGGTCTTCCCTTCAACAAGTGAAGTAGCTTACGTAGGAGAGGGGGAGGCCATTTATGTAGCGACAGGGTCTCCCATGCCGTTGGGTGCTGATGGAGTTTTACCGGTAGAGGCCGCAATAGTCAAAGGCGATTACATTGAGGTAAAGTATGCAGTAAAGCCCGGAGATCACGTGATTAAAGCTGGCAGTGACGTAAAGAGGGGGGACTTGGTCTTAAAGAGGGGACATAGACTTAGGGGGCAGGATTTAGCCATGCTCGCGCTCATGGGTTTAGCGAAAGTGAGGGTCACTTCAAGACCTAAAGTTTGTGTGATATCCGTAGGCGATGAATTAGTAGACTATCATGAGGAGCCAAAACCTGGAAGAGTACCATGCAGTCATGCTTTGATGGTTAGTAGCTTTGTTTTAAGAGATGGCGGGCTACCCATGCACTTTAAGGTTGTTCCAGACGATATTTCAGCGATAACTGAGACGGTGAGCAGAGCCACTAACTGCTGTGATGTAGTAATAACTATAGGCGGTGCATCAAAGGGTGAAAGGGATCTAGTGCATGAAGCTGTGTCGAAAATTGAAGGAGCGAGCATGTTGTTTCATGGAATAATGATAAGGCCAGGGAGGCAAACAGGGTTCGCGATGATCAAAAAGAAGCCCTTAGTTATGCTGCCAGGATTGCCACATTCAACTATAGTAGGATATCAATTGATAGCTAGGAGGGTTATATTTAAGCTCATGGGCTTAGATGTAACGGATCATCCCGTTAAAGCGAGAATGGCCTGCGACCTAAAGCTTCCGCCACCCAGAGGGTTTAAGAGGGTGGTCTTCACTAAACTTGAGGAGCACAAAGATTGCTACTTAGCCTGGCCCCTAATGGGAGAATCGGCCCTTTTAAGCATAGCAGTTAAAGCTGATGGGTATGCAATCTTTGATGAGGGGTTAGATCGTATTAAGGAAGGTAGCATCGTTAACGTTTACCTGTTGTATTAACGTGAAAGCTTTAAATGATCGCATGTTTGTAATTCGAAGGGAGTTAGGAGTTGAGGATAGCCATCTCTGGAAAGGGAGGATGTGGCAAGAGCACAATAACAACACTGCTCTCCAGGGCGTTTTTACACCTAGGTTTTAAAGTCACAGTGCTCGATGCTGACGAATCTAATATCGGCTTAACAAGAATGCTGGGTTTAAATGATGTAAGGTCGATAGCAGAAGCCTATGGTGGTCGAAGGGGCTTGAAGAGGGTCCTCAATGAGGGGATAAGAAGTTTACTAAACATCGAAATTATAGGAGCAAGCAGAGATGATGTGAGGGTCATAAGGATTGGGAAGATTGAGAGGGGTGGTGAAGGCTGTGCCTGTCCATTTGGAGTTTTGGCGAAAGAGGTCCTAAGTTCCATTAAGAGTTCTGAGAAAGAGGTGATTTTGGTTGATATGGACGCTGGCATCGAACATTTTGGCAGAGGAATTGATCAAGCAGTCGATGCTATTCTTTTTGTCGTCGATCCAACCTTCGACTCCATAATGCTTGCAGAAAGGGCTAGCAGGATGGCTAGAGACTTGGGGGTTGCAAAGTTCATGGCGGTATTGAATAAAGTTGATGAAGAATCTTCAAGCATACTTAAAGGCGAGCTGTCAAAAATGGGGGTCAAGATCGTTGGGAGGATACGTTATGATCCTGAGATTATGAGAGCAACGTTATTAGGACTACCGATTACGAGCTCTATGGCGATGGCTGATGCTATCGAGCTTGCTAAGGCAATTATAAAGGAGCTCGGTGTTGCTTAGTGAAGATAGCTTCTATATCAGGTTCAGTTGATGAGGGGTTAACTTTTTTAGAGTTAAAAGAGAAAAGTTGAATTATCGATATGAGGGAAGAGGATTTACTTTCTTTGCTCAAAAACTTAGGGTTAACAGAATATGAAAGTAGGTCGTATGTTGCCTTAATAGATCTTAAGAGGGCCAAGGCAAAGGATATAAGTGATGTAGCTTCTATAGCCTATCCTAAGGTTTATAGTGTCTTAACGAGTTTAAAGAAGAAGGGATTTGTAGAAGAGGAGTTAGGCAGACCGAGAATCTTCAAACCTGTTGACCCCAATAAAGCAATCAGGAACTACATCGAGGAAAGGATCTCGATGTTGAAGAGTCAAGCAGAGCAAGCCATTAGGACCTTAGCCACTAGGTATAAGTCTTCAAGCGATGGTAAAGGTGGAGCCGTTGTAGTACAGGGTAAGAGAAACGTCCTAAGTAAGTTGAGAGAGGTGATACTTAAAGCCCAGAGAGAGGTGTTCATCTCAGCGCCGAGCTTTGAGCTCTTAGGTATTAAAGCTCTACTACTTGATTTAAACGCTGCCAAAAAAAGAGGTGTTGACGTTAGGATACTAACATCACCTTCAACGCTAAGTAAAGACATAGAAATGATCTCAGATTTAATCGACATAAGGATTAAAGAGGGGCTTGAGAGTTGTTACGTTATAACTGATGCGGGGTCCTTACTCATATCCGGCAAATCTGATGATCTTAGAGCGATATTCATAATAGACGAGATCAGTGTGAGACCGACGCGTGAGCACTTTAATTACACGTGGTTCGAATCTATGCCAGCTTCATCATACCTAGGATGCAGGGCTTCTAAGAGAGGAGTCATAATCTTGGCCGGTGGTGCTAGCAGACGTATGGGGAAGGATAAGGCATTGTTGTCAGTGAAGGGCGTTCCCATGATTAAGAGGGTTACTGATGTGGCGTTAAAAGTTTCAGGTGAGGTGATAATCGTCACGAGCAATCGAAGGTCATTAAGGGATATAAGCGGCGTAGTTGGGGGTGGAGTGACGATAGTCGAAGATGAAGAGAGGGGGTGGGGGCCTATAATGGGGATATTTACTGGATGCAAGAGGGCACGTGCTGAATACGTAGCTGTTGTTCCGTGCGATGTACCTTTTTTAAACCCGAAGGTGTTATTAGAGCTTTTTAAGAGGGCTGAAGGGCATGAGGCTGCAATACCACTATGGCCTAATGGCTTCTTGGAGCCTCTTCAATCCGTTTACAGGAGACAGACGGTGTTGGACATCGTAGAAGGGCTGATTAAGAAGGGCTCCAGATCTATCATGCACTTAATAAGTAGCTTAAGGGATGTTGTTTATGTCCCGGTGGAGGAGCTCAAATTAATAGATGAAAAGCTCTTAACGTTCTTCAACGTAAACACGCCTCGGGACCTGCTAATGGCTGAGGCTATTGAGACCACATGAATGCACTTACTGCGTGAACTAGCTTGTCCTTGTCTCGAGGCAGGACCATGTAATCGATGTCATGACGGCCTTCTTCAACTAACTTCTCATTGAAAGTGCAATATGCTATTATCGGTTGCTCAGTTCCTTTAATCCTCTCTTCGAGATCTTTAAAGTCCTTAAAAGCTATTATCTTACCCACATCAAACCTTTTAGCTACAAGCCTATGAAACCCTTCCATTATCAGTAAATCCATTTTTAGCCCTTCAATTAACCTTAGGGCTTCTTCAAGGTTCTCTGGTTCCCTCTCCATGCTTAAGATGAGGCCTGCTTCTAATGGAGAGAGGTAAGCGGTTGCTTTAGCTCCTGCACGTCTATGTCTCCACGTATCGCTTCCTTCGCTATCGATCGTGAAATTTGGGTGGTGTATATGCTTTATGGTGCCAACGATCAATCCCATCTCTGTAAAGTGTCTTACCAAAATCTCCACGATACTCGTTTTACCCGATTTCTTGCTTCCAAGAACTGCTATCTTCTTCGTCGCCATCACCTAAGCACATACATACAATTTAAGCCCCTTAATTTTCATCCTTCCGAGCATTTATAAGTCCTTTCTAACTAACATAACTTTGTCAATTACCTGAGGATAATGGTGGAACCCGTTGTTATATGACAAGTACGGTAGACCAATAACTAGCTTTAGGATTACAGTGACTCATAGGTGTAACTACAAGTGTTTCTACTGTCACATGGAGGGTGAGGAAGGAGGAGGGGAGCTCACAGTAGACGATATAATGAGGCTTGTAAAGGTTGGCAGGAGGCTTGGAATTGATAAAGTCAAGCTTACTGGAGGAGAACCTCTTGTTCGACACGATATAGTCGACATAGTTAGAGCAATAAACGATGTGAAGGTAACTGATTTAGCCATGACCACTAATGGATCATTGCTAAAGGATCTCATAGCTAAGCTTGTAGAATCCGGTCTGAGGAGGATAAACGTCAGCCTGCCTTCTCTAAGAAGTGAGGTCTTTGAGAGAATAACCGGCGTGAGAATGCTCGAGAGAGTCATAGATGGAATACTAAAATCTAAAGATTACGACTTAAAGCCCATTAAACTTAACATGGTCCTGTTAAAGGGGCTCAATGACGATGAAGTTTGGGACATGATCGACTTTGCCAGGAGGTATGAGCTCATCCTTCAAATAATAGAATTAGAGCCCTTGGGCGTTAGCGACGAGCTTTATCATAAGTACCATGCACCCCTTAACAGTATTGAGATGTGGCTTGAGGAGAGAGCAGTTAAGATCGAGGAAAGGGAGAGCATGCACAAAAGGAGGCAGTATGATTTAGGCGATGTTAAGGTTGAGTTGGTGAAGGCTGTTAACAACCCGGAGTTCTGCATGCACTGTACTCGGCTTAGAATCACAGCTGATGGAAAACTAAAGCCCTGTCTCATGAGGAACGATAATCTGATCGATGTGTTAGGGGCATTGAGAAGAGGGGCAAGCGATGAGGAGCTTACTGAATTATTCATAAGGGCAGTTAACGCTCGAGAGCCCTACTTTAAAGGTGGCATCAAAGTTGAGAGGACGAATG harbors:
- a CDS encoding MTH1187 family thiamine-binding protein, translated to MIMAHVSIIPVGTGSTSLSDFIVEVVKTLKRLGLNIMVTPMGTVIEAENLEKIFRAIEECHEALHKIGVKRLLTLIFIDDRRDVERCMVDKIKSVEDKLSLSPQ
- the moaA gene encoding GTP 3',8-cyclase MoaA, with translation MLYDKYGRPITSFRITVTHRCNYKCFYCHMEGEEGGGELTVDDIMRLVKVGRRLGIDKVKLTGGEPLVRHDIVDIVRAINDVKVTDLAMTTNGSLLKDLIAKLVESGLRRINVSLPSLRSEVFERITGVRMLERVIDGILKSKDYDLKPIKLNMVLLKGLNDDEVWDMIDFARRYELILQIIELEPLGVSDELYHKYHAPLNSIEMWLEERAVKIEERESMHKRRQYDLGDVKVELVKAVNNPEFCMHCTRLRITADGKLKPCLMRNDNLIDVLGALRRGASDEELTELFIRAVNAREPYFKGGIKVERTNVRIRTC
- a CDS encoding molybdopterin molybdotransferase MoeA, encoding MKSGAFKYVRLEEALKSIDLHVTSTLPTEDVMVSDAYGRFLAEDVISKVDLPPYDITHFDGYALRSCDVLHASPKNPIKLKIKSKVFPSTSEVAYVGEGEAIYVATGSPMPLGADGVLPVEAAIVKGDYIEVKYAVKPGDHVIKAGSDVKRGDLVLKRGHRLRGQDLAMLALMGLAKVRVTSRPKVCVISVGDELVDYHEEPKPGRVPCSHALMVSSFVLRDGGLPMHFKVVPDDISAITETVSRATNCCDVVITIGGASKGERDLVHEAVSKIEGASMLFHGIMIRPGRQTGFAMIKKKPLVMLPGLPHSTIVGYQLIARRVIFKLMGLDVTDHPVKARMACDLKLPPPRGFKRVVFTKLEEHKDCYLAWPLMGESALLSIAVKADGYAIFDEGLDRIKEGSIVNVYLLY
- the mobB gene encoding molybdopterin-guanine dinucleotide biosynthesis protein B, whose product is MATKKIAVLGSKKSGKTSIVEILVRHFTEMGLIVGTIKHIHHPNFTIDSEGSDTWRHRRAGAKATAYLSPLEAGLILSMEREPENLEEALRLIEGLKMDLLIMEGFHRLVAKRFDVGKIIAFKDFKDLEERIKGTEQPIIAYCTFNEKLVEEGRHDIDYMVLPRDKDKLVHAVSAFMWSQ
- a CDS encoding NTP transferase domain-containing protein produces the protein MLKNLGLTEYESRSYVALIDLKRAKAKDISDVASIAYPKVYSVLTSLKKKGFVEEELGRPRIFKPVDPNKAIRNYIEERISMLKSQAEQAIRTLATRYKSSSDGKGGAVVVQGKRNVLSKLREVILKAQREVFISAPSFELLGIKALLLDLNAAKKRGVDVRILTSPSTLSKDIEMISDLIDIRIKEGLESCYVITDAGSLLISGKSDDLRAIFIIDEISVRPTREHFNYTWFESMPASSYLGCRASKRGVIILAGGASRRMGKDKALLSVKGVPMIKRVTDVALKVSGEVIIVTSNRRSLRDISGVVGGGVTIVEDEERGWGPIMGIFTGCKRARAEYVAVVPCDVPFLNPKVLLELFKRAEGHEAAIPLWPNGFLEPLQSVYRRQTVLDIVEGLIKKGSRSIMHLISSLRDVVYVPVEELKLIDEKLLTFFNVNTPRDLLMAEAIETT
- a CDS encoding P-loop NTPase, with amino-acid sequence MRIAISGKGGCGKSTITTLLSRAFLHLGFKVTVLDADESNIGLTRMLGLNDVRSIAEAYGGRRGLKRVLNEGIRSLLNIEIIGASRDDVRVIRIGKIERGGEGCACPFGVLAKEVLSSIKSSEKEVILVDMDAGIEHFGRGIDQAVDAILFVVDPTFDSIMLAERASRMARDLGVAKFMAVLNKVDEESSSILKGELSKMGVKIVGRIRYDPEIMRATLLGLPITSSMAMADAIELAKAIIKELGVA